The following proteins come from a genomic window of Streptomyces sp. Sge12:
- a CDS encoding arsenate reductase ArsC: MPSTPVASVLFVCVHNAGRSQMAAGFLRHLAGDRVEVRSAGSLPGERINPSAVAAMAELGIDISDRKPKVLTPEAARASDYIITMGCGDACPYFPGKTYLDWQLEDPAGRGFEAVRPIRDEIKGLVQALIAEIDAGPKS; the protein is encoded by the coding sequence ATGCCCTCCACTCCTGTCGCCTCCGTCCTGTTCGTCTGCGTCCACAACGCCGGCCGCTCCCAGATGGCGGCCGGCTTCCTGCGCCACCTGGCCGGCGACCGGGTCGAGGTCCGCTCCGCCGGTTCCCTGCCCGGCGAGCGGATCAACCCCTCCGCCGTCGCCGCCATGGCCGAGCTGGGCATCGACATCTCCGACCGGAAGCCGAAGGTCCTCACCCCCGAGGCCGCGCGGGCGTCCGACTACATCATCACCATGGGCTGCGGCGACGCCTGCCCGTACTTCCCCGGAAAGACTTACCTCGACTGGCAGTTGGAAGACCCGGCCGGCCGGGGCTTCGAGGCCGTCCGCCCCATCCGCGACGAGATCAAGGGCCTCGTCCAGGCTCTGATCGCCGAGATCGACGCCGGGCCGAAGTCCTGA
- a CDS encoding ArsR/SmtB family transcription factor, with product MLTSVDTDLVRVLADPLRLRIVTLLAREALCTTHLAEETGAKQTNLSNHMKVLREAGVVDTEPCGRFVYYRLRPEVLEALAGRFADLARAARATADADLKRACP from the coding sequence ATGCTGACATCAGTCGACACTGATCTGGTTCGGGTTCTGGCCGACCCCCTCAGGCTCCGGATCGTCACCCTGCTCGCGCGCGAGGCGCTCTGCACCACACATCTGGCGGAGGAGACGGGCGCGAAGCAGACGAACCTCTCCAACCACATGAAGGTGCTGCGGGAGGCCGGGGTCGTGGACACCGAGCCGTGCGGCAGGTTCGTCTACTACCGCCTGCGCCCGGAGGTCCTCGAGGCTCTGGCCGGTCGGTTCGCCGACCTCGCCCGGGCCGCGCGAGCAACCGCCGACGCCGACCTCAAGCGGGCCTGTCCCTAG
- a CDS encoding DUF1775 domain-containing protein, with amino-acid sequence MGHHLASEEPVSWQRAAAGAALVYVLSWLAGRPCRLGWHVVMATGLAQLLLHRLLSVQQVAGGGHREAHGGAPGIGHAAHHSAWTMTAAHCVAACAMALLMHRADMALSRLPEVVGRWVQAAVAAAVAACDACCRPGVRPGPPTVRVALEGLAVRPTAMTLLCHAVVRRGPPDGGAGDVPLTLTGCSAAVEARPAYREGSSIMNGSHTGRRLRRLGIAAVGGLVLVGVAAGPAAAHAEVTASDPRALAENVTLSFTSEAESETGGIAELRVVLPTGIGPDAVTLKDAPKEWKLTATPDGYVIGGPALATGTDAEYSVTVRQLPDEKSLAFKTLETYSDGKVSRWIEVPTNGEKVDNPAPVLELKAAAPGAKPIAPSPSPTPAQSSAVPSGRPSAAAPSAPVASANARPASAEAAGAGTGTVVGVIAAVVLLVAAGTVWWVRRGRARA; translated from the coding sequence GTGGGCCATCATCTGGCCTCGGAGGAACCGGTGTCCTGGCAGCGGGCGGCCGCCGGTGCGGCGCTCGTCTACGTCCTCTCGTGGCTCGCGGGACGGCCCTGCCGGCTCGGGTGGCACGTGGTCATGGCCACCGGGCTCGCGCAACTGCTGCTGCACCGGCTCCTGTCCGTGCAGCAGGTGGCAGGGGGCGGGCACCGCGAGGCGCACGGCGGTGCGCCGGGGATCGGACACGCGGCACACCACAGCGCGTGGACGATGACAGCGGCCCACTGCGTGGCCGCGTGTGCGATGGCTCTGCTCATGCACCGCGCGGACATGGCGCTCAGCCGCCTGCCGGAGGTGGTGGGCCGCTGGGTACAGGCGGCGGTCGCGGCGGCCGTCGCGGCATGCGATGCCTGCTGCCGGCCAGGGGTACGGCCGGGCCCGCCGACCGTACGCGTCGCGCTCGAAGGCCTCGCCGTACGGCCGACGGCGATGACGCTGCTCTGCCACGCGGTGGTGCGCCGGGGGCCTCCTGACGGAGGTGCAGGAGACGTTCCCCTGACCCTGACGGGCTGTTCGGCGGCAGTCGAGGCCCGTCCCGCGTACCGAGAGGGTTCCTCCATCATGAACGGATCACACACCGGCCGCCGGCTCCGCAGGCTGGGCATCGCCGCCGTGGGCGGTCTGGTGCTCGTGGGGGTGGCGGCCGGTCCGGCCGCCGCACACGCCGAGGTCACCGCCTCCGACCCGCGCGCGCTCGCCGAGAACGTCACGCTGTCCTTCACCTCCGAGGCCGAGTCGGAGACCGGGGGCATCGCGGAGTTGCGGGTGGTGCTGCCGACGGGCATCGGGCCGGACGCCGTGACGCTGAAGGACGCTCCGAAGGAGTGGAAGCTGACCGCCACCCCGGACGGATACGTCATCGGCGGCCCGGCTCTGGCGACCGGTACGGACGCCGAGTACAGCGTCACCGTGCGCCAGTTGCCGGACGAGAAGTCCCTGGCCTTCAAGACGCTGGAGACCTACAGCGACGGAAAGGTCTCCCGCTGGATCGAGGTGCCCACCAACGGCGAGAAGGTCGACAACCCCGCCCCGGTGCTCGAGCTGAAGGCAGCGGCCCCGGGGGCCAAGCCGATCGCCCCCAGCCCCTCGCCGACGCCGGCCCAGAGCTCCGCAGTCCCCTCCGGCCGGCCCTCGGCGGCGGCTCCCTCGGCGCCCGTCGCGTCGGCGAACGCCCGGCCGGCGAGCGCGGAGGCTGCGGGCGCCGGCACCGGAACCGTCGTCGGCGTGATCGCTGCCGTCGTGCTGCTCGTGGCCGCCGGCACCGTCTGGTGGGTGCGCCGGGGCCGCGCCCGGGCCTGA